A stretch of Sphingomicrobium flavum DNA encodes these proteins:
- a CDS encoding DUF1801 domain-containing protein, with the protein MHRAGDRNAPTVAAYIDSVDDGRREDFRALIGKMRSLVPDGYDEAMTWGFPTWEVPLDVSGPTYNKKPLMFAALAAQKNHIGLYIMCAYMTEDRKAALIDAHIKAGKALDMGKSCIRFQNEDEIEWDAVAAAMAIDPASFAEHAKAEREAALGKNKRA; encoded by the coding sequence ATGCACCGGGCAGGCGACCGGAACGCACCCACGGTCGCCGCCTATATCGACAGCGTTGACGATGGGCGTCGGGAAGATTTCCGCGCACTCATCGGCAAGATGCGCAGCCTCGTCCCCGATGGTTATGATGAGGCGATGACCTGGGGTTTCCCGACGTGGGAGGTCCCGCTCGACGTCTCGGGCCCGACCTACAACAAGAAGCCGCTGATGTTCGCCGCGCTCGCCGCGCAGAAGAACCATATCGGCCTTTACATCATGTGCGCCTATATGACCGAAGACCGCAAGGCCGCGCTGATCGATGCGCATATCAAGGCCGGCAAGGCGCTCGACATGGGCAAAAGCTGCATCCGCTTCCAGAATGAAGACGAGATCGAGTGGGACGCGGTAGCGGCCGCTATGGCGATCGACCCGGCCAGCTTCGCCGAGCACGCCAAGGCCGAGCGCGAGGCGGCGCTCGGCAAGAACAAGCGCGCCTAG
- a CDS encoding chromosome segregation SMC family protein, with the protein MKFRRLKLSGFKSFVEPSELRIEKGLTGVVGPNGCGKSNLLEAIRWVMGEGSPKSLRGGGMEDVIFAGTEARPSRDFAEVSLLIERSPEEAGEDAGETEVTRRIERGAGSAYRINGRDVRAKDVALLFADAATGAHSPALVSQGKIGQVIAAKPAERRKMLEEAAGISGLHQRRKDAEQKLRAAETNLERLDHLLGEQAARAAALKRQARAAERYRLLSEQIKLAEARQIVAQWRDADRAAKKAKEEAEAAARQVGELELKRKEAAGLQAEAAKALATARDDAVNARSAGHEMAHRLATARAEHGTAVRRLEELQRGEAALAAETAREQALREDAAKAIAALDEERASIEKRLETAEAEAGRSAELLGAAEKAAREAEADLAELLAKDAAMRAERRVAEASLESAEAQVARVKAELGRVDAQAAEIGDGSKEHDALDAAEKEAAAAARDAARAEDDIQAAEKRRLAAVEQREVAEAAVGEAKAALSATQSELNALKAALDQGGKGAIAGLKAAPGYEQALAAALGDDIEADLGGDAKRRWQDPGAGDDPKLADGLVPLAARVEAPVELRRRLAMVAVVDRDEGQALKAGQRLVTRDGRMRRWDGFVAEEGGAAAAERLMRVNRLDDLKKELPGLLSAVEGAEDLRSEASKAVDDARTDNEISRQALADAEKRAREAGRAADQARTAIERMASRRETIAQRRDELKPLVQAAEEARKEARGSIDKLPKGEVLADEIRAARSAAGKAGQKVAEERAAAATRQREMQAARERHAAAGKEQGDWRTRARDAEKRLEETAERAARYAEEREELEDKPEALKAQIVGFEKEAGEGEAAISKASALEAQMAEALRAAESVLHDAGEAFASARERRAGQLARAEAAEARRADFQRLSVETFECQPNMLPQRFDFDLDHLHAADVEKADHDKLVADRERIGPVNLVAEQELKELEENQATNVEEKEELEEAISRLRGSIGHLNREGRTRLLAAFEEVNEHFKSLFTTLFGGGKAHLELIDSDDPLEAGLEIMAQPPGKKLAALTLLSGGEQALTAVALIFGLFLTNPAPICVLDEVDAPLDDTNVERFCDLLDRMNRETDTRYMIVTHNAVTMSRMDRLYGVTMIEQGVSRLVSVDLGTAEELIAAE; encoded by the coding sequence ATGAAGTTTAGGCGGCTGAAACTCAGCGGCTTCAAAAGCTTCGTCGAACCGTCCGAACTGCGAATCGAAAAGGGCCTGACCGGTGTGGTCGGCCCCAACGGCTGCGGCAAATCCAACCTGCTGGAAGCGATCCGCTGGGTGATGGGCGAAGGCAGCCCCAAATCGCTACGCGGTGGCGGCATGGAAGACGTCATCTTCGCCGGCACCGAAGCGCGCCCTTCGCGCGATTTTGCCGAAGTCTCGCTGCTCATTGAACGCTCTCCCGAGGAAGCCGGCGAGGATGCGGGCGAGACCGAGGTCACGCGCCGGATCGAGCGCGGCGCGGGCAGTGCCTATCGCATCAACGGGCGCGACGTGCGCGCCAAGGACGTGGCGCTGCTCTTCGCCGATGCGGCGACCGGGGCGCATTCACCCGCGCTCGTCAGCCAGGGCAAGATCGGCCAGGTCATCGCCGCCAAACCCGCCGAACGGCGCAAGATGCTGGAAGAAGCGGCGGGCATTTCGGGCCTGCACCAGCGGCGCAAGGATGCTGAACAGAAATTGCGCGCGGCCGAAACCAACCTCGAACGGCTCGATCATCTGCTGGGCGAACAGGCGGCGCGCGCGGCGGCGCTCAAGCGGCAGGCGCGCGCGGCGGAGCGCTATCGCCTGCTGTCCGAACAGATCAAATTGGCCGAAGCGCGGCAGATCGTGGCGCAATGGCGCGATGCCGACCGCGCTGCGAAAAAGGCCAAGGAAGAGGCCGAGGCTGCGGCCCGCCAGGTCGGCGAGCTGGAATTGAAGCGCAAAGAGGCCGCTGGCTTGCAAGCCGAGGCCGCCAAGGCGCTGGCAACCGCGCGCGACGATGCCGTCAATGCGCGATCGGCAGGCCATGAAATGGCGCATCGGCTGGCGACCGCGCGGGCTGAACATGGCACGGCGGTGCGGCGGCTGGAGGAATTGCAGCGGGGCGAAGCTGCGCTGGCCGCGGAAACCGCGCGCGAACAGGCGCTCAGGGAAGATGCCGCCAAGGCCATTGCCGCGCTGGATGAAGAGCGCGCTTCCATCGAAAAGAGGCTGGAGACGGCGGAAGCCGAGGCCGGTCGCAGCGCCGAATTGCTGGGCGCGGCGGAAAAGGCAGCGCGCGAGGCGGAGGCCGATTTGGCCGAATTGCTGGCCAAGGATGCGGCGATGCGGGCGGAACGGCGCGTTGCCGAAGCCTCATTGGAATCAGCCGAGGCGCAGGTGGCGCGGGTCAAGGCCGAGCTGGGAAGGGTCGATGCCCAGGCTGCCGAGATTGGCGATGGCAGCAAGGAACATGACGCGCTCGACGCGGCCGAAAAGGAGGCTGCTGCTGCTGCGCGCGATGCCGCCAGGGCGGAAGACGATATCCAGGCCGCCGAGAAGCGCCGGTTGGCGGCAGTCGAGCAGCGCGAGGTGGCCGAGGCGGCAGTGGGCGAGGCCAAGGCCGCGCTGTCGGCGACGCAAAGCGAATTGAATGCGCTGAAGGCCGCGCTCGACCAGGGCGGCAAGGGCGCGATTGCGGGCCTCAAGGCTGCACCCGGCTATGAGCAGGCGCTGGCTGCCGCGCTGGGCGATGATATCGAGGCCGATCTGGGCGGCGATGCCAAGCGGCGCTGGCAGGATCCGGGCGCGGGCGATGATCCCAAGCTGGCCGACGGGCTGGTGCCGCTGGCGGCGCGGGTCGAAGCGCCGGTAGAGCTGCGCCGCCGCCTTGCCATGGTTGCAGTTGTGGACCGCGACGAGGGGCAAGCGCTCAAAGCCGGGCAGCGGCTGGTGACGCGCGATGGCAGGATGCGACGCTGGGACGGCTTCGTCGCCGAAGAAGGCGGCGCGGCGGCGGCCGAGCGGCTGATGCGGGTCAACCGGCTGGACGATCTCAAGAAGGAATTGCCTGGGTTGCTGTCGGCGGTCGAGGGCGCCGAGGATCTGCGCAGCGAAGCGTCGAAGGCGGTCGATGATGCGCGCACCGATAATGAAATTTCCCGCCAGGCGCTGGCCGATGCCGAAAAGCGCGCTCGCGAAGCGGGGCGCGCGGCGGACCAGGCGCGCACCGCGATCGAACGCATGGCGAGCCGGCGCGAAACCATCGCGCAGCGCCGCGACGAACTGAAGCCGCTGGTCCAGGCCGCCGAGGAAGCGCGCAAGGAAGCGCGGGGCAGCATCGACAAGTTGCCCAAGGGCGAAGTGCTGGCCGATGAAATCCGCGCGGCCCGCTCTGCGGCTGGCAAGGCCGGGCAGAAGGTCGCCGAGGAACGCGCTGCCGCCGCCACGCGGCAACGCGAAATGCAGGCGGCGCGCGAGCGTCATGCTGCGGCGGGCAAGGAACAGGGCGATTGGCGCACCCGTGCGCGCGATGCCGAAAAGCGGCTGGAAGAGACCGCCGAGCGCGCCGCTCGCTATGCCGAGGAACGCGAGGAACTGGAGGACAAGCCCGAGGCGCTGAAGGCGCAGATTGTCGGCTTCGAAAAGGAAGCGGGTGAGGGCGAGGCGGCGATCAGCAAGGCCAGCGCATTGGAAGCGCAGATGGCCGAGGCGCTGCGAGCGGCGGAAAGCGTGCTGCACGATGCGGGCGAAGCCTTTGCCAGCGCGCGCGAGCGGCGGGCCGGGCAATTGGCGCGCGCCGAAGCCGCCGAAGCGCGCCGCGCCGATTTCCAGCGCCTGTCGGTCGAGACGTTCGAATGCCAGCCCAACATGCTGCCCCAGCGCTTCGACTTCGACCTCGACCATCTCCACGCCGCCGATGTCGAAAAGGCCGACCATGACAAGCTGGTCGCCGACCGCGAGCGGATCGGCCCGGTCAATCTGGTGGCCGAACAGGAATTGAAGGAGCTGGAGGAAAACCAGGCGACCAATGTCGAAGAGAAGGAGGAGCTGGAAGAAGCCATCTCCCGCCTGCGCGGTTCGATCGGTCATCTCAATCGCGAAGGGCGCACCCGCCTGCTCGCCGCGTTCGAAGAGGTGAACGAGCATTTCAAGAGCCTGTTCACCACCCTGTTTGGCGGCGGCAAGGCGCATCTGGAACTGATCGATAGCGACGACCCGCTAGAAGCGGGGCTGGAAATCATGGCGCAGCCGCCGGGCAAGAAACTGGCGGCGCTGACGCTCCTGTCAGGGGGCGAGCAGGCGCTGACCGCAGTGGCGCTGATCTTCGGCCTGTTCCTTACCAATCCGGCGCCCATCTGCGTGCTCGACGAAGTCGATGCGCCGCTGGATGATACCAATGTGGAGCGTTTCTGCGACCTGCTCGACCGGATGAACCGGGAGACCGACACGCGCTACATGATCGTCACCCATAATGCGGTGACGATGAGCCGGATGGACCGGCTCTACGGCGTGACCATGATCGAGCAGGGGGTGAGCCGCTTGGTCTCGGTCGATCTGGGCACGGCAGAGGAGCTGATTGCCGCCGAATAA
- a CDS encoding LOG family protein — MSDKHNPSDPVFPSSKTDAAAASHVSSSPQTESEAYKLAFQDTDFLLRDDLRPVRFQLELLKPELLMNEAKIASLFVVYGSARVPEPAKAQEKLANAKTDWDRRVAERLVAKSRYYDEARKLARIASRFPVDEDGQRHFVVTSGGGPSFMEAANRGAHDEGKESIGLNIVLPHEQLPNAYITPDLSFQFHYFALRKMHFLMRARAVAVFPGGFGTFDEMFELLTLIQTGKVRRIPVLLFGKEEFWDKVVDLEALALEGTISKEDLDLITWCETAEEAWAEVCRVYDACDRMDV, encoded by the coding sequence ATGTCCGATAAACATAATCCATCCGATCCGGTTTTTCCCTCCTCTAAAACCGATGCCGCCGCTGCCAGCCATGTCAGTTCCTCCCCGCAGACCGAGAGCGAAGCCTATAAGCTGGCTTTCCAGGATACTGACTTCTTGCTGCGCGACGACCTGCGCCCGGTGCGTTTCCAGCTGGAATTATTGAAGCCCGAATTGCTGATGAACGAGGCCAAGATCGCTTCGCTGTTCGTCGTGTACGGGTCCGCGCGTGTGCCTGAACCTGCCAAGGCGCAGGAGAAGCTTGCCAACGCCAAGACCGACTGGGACCGTCGCGTGGCCGAGCGGCTGGTCGCCAAGTCACGCTATTATGACGAAGCGCGCAAGCTGGCGCGGATCGCCAGCCGCTTCCCGGTGGACGAGGATGGGCAACGCCATTTCGTCGTGACGTCGGGGGGTGGACCAAGCTTCATGGAAGCGGCCAATCGCGGCGCGCATGATGAGGGCAAGGAGAGCATCGGGCTCAACATCGTGCTCCCGCACGAACAATTGCCCAACGCCTATATCACTCCGGATCTGAGCTTTCAGTTTCACTATTTCGCGCTTCGCAAGATGCATTTCCTGATGCGCGCCCGCGCCGTCGCGGTCTTCCCCGGCGGGTTCGGCACCTTCGATGAAATGTTCGAGCTTCTGACCCTTATCCAGACCGGCAAGGTGCGGCGCATTCCGGTGCTGCTGTTCGGCAAGGAAGAATTTTGGGACAAGGTGGTCGATCTGGAGGCACTGGCGCTGGAAGGCACCATTTCCAAGGAAGATCTGGACCTCATCACATGGTGCGAGACCGCCGAGGAAGCCTGGGCCGAAGTGTGCCGCGTCTATGACGCGTGCGACCGGATGGACGTCTAG
- a CDS encoding A/G-specific adenine glycosylase yields MKLLDHYSTNARALPWRHPPGHDGPRDPYPIWLSEIMLQQTTVATVTPRFERFLQKWPSVEGLAAAPLEELLGEWAGLGYYARARNLHGCAVKVAEIGGFPSSEAALRQLPGIGDYTAAAIAAIAFGEDAVVIDTNVERVVARLHAIDRPIKDVRPQIRTLAGELYAGVPSGEMAQALMDLGATICRPKNPKCEACPIADDCKAYASGNPQAFPPRPAKAKRPERHGIAWWIELDGQLFLTRRADKGMLGGMAALPGPDWQDGEAPPSPLPAIRHVFTHFALTLRIEQRSQPPANLEGWWHPLDRLEEAGLPTLYRKAADAMLAQRKEAPLHA; encoded by the coding sequence ATGAAATTGCTCGATCATTATTCGACCAATGCACGCGCCCTGCCTTGGCGCCACCCGCCCGGCCATGACGGTCCGCGCGATCCCTATCCGATCTGGCTGTCGGAAATCATGCTGCAGCAGACCACTGTGGCGACCGTCACTCCGCGCTTCGAGCGCTTCCTCCAAAAATGGCCGAGCGTCGAGGGGCTGGCCGCGGCCCCGCTGGAAGAGTTGCTGGGCGAATGGGCGGGCCTTGGCTATTATGCGCGCGCCCGCAACCTCCATGGTTGCGCGGTGAAAGTGGCAGAAATCGGTGGCTTCCCATCAAGCGAGGCGGCACTCCGCCAATTGCCCGGCATCGGCGATTATACCGCCGCCGCCATCGCTGCGATCGCCTTTGGCGAGGATGCGGTGGTGATCGACACCAATGTCGAACGCGTCGTCGCGCGCCTCCACGCCATCGATCGTCCTATCAAAGATGTGCGCCCGCAAATCCGCACACTGGCAGGCGAACTATACGCAGGCGTGCCGTCGGGCGAGATGGCGCAGGCGCTGATGGATCTGGGCGCCACCATCTGCCGCCCCAAGAATCCTAAATGCGAGGCCTGCCCCATTGCGGATGACTGCAAGGCCTATGCCTCAGGCAATCCGCAAGCCTTCCCGCCCCGGCCTGCCAAGGCAAAACGGCCCGAGCGGCACGGCATCGCCTGGTGGATCGAGCTGGACGGCCAGCTCTTCCTCACCCGCCGCGCCGATAAAGGCATGCTGGGCGGCATGGCCGCCTTGCCGGGGCCGGACTGGCAGGATGGCGAAGCGCCGCCTTCCCCGCTGCCCGCGATCCGCCATGTCTTCACCCATTTCGCGCTGACCTTGAGGATCGAACAGCGGTCCCAGCCGCCCGCGAATCTGGAAGGCTGGTGGCATCCGCTGGACCGGCTGGAAGAGGCCGGATTGCCGACGCTCTATCGCAAGGCCGCCGATGCGATGCTGGCCCAGCGCAAAGAAGCACCGCTCCATGCTTGA
- a CDS encoding DsbA family protein — protein sequence MKRIALLMALALPLAPTPAVAQKAAAADWTGTVKVTEAGGYLMGNPDAPVRLVEYVSLTCGHCATFHQAGMPALVRDYVATGQVSLEMRNFPLNVVDLIAATASRCVGTDRYFEVTASLLGSQGDWINAFQTADRALLETLASRNDVMGLVSVGGIDGVLVGGGDRAAITACANDMTTAMALDRMAKAARTAGVNGTPTFSINDGLVAVHDWASLKPLIDKALAE from the coding sequence ATGAAACGCATTGCCCTGTTGATGGCGCTGGCGCTGCCGCTGGCGCCGACGCCGGCGGTTGCCCAGAAAGCGGCAGCAGCCGACTGGACCGGCACGGTGAAGGTGACCGAGGCCGGCGGCTATCTGATGGGCAATCCCGACGCGCCCGTCCGGCTGGTGGAATATGTGTCGCTGACCTGCGGTCATTGCGCCACCTTCCACCAGGCCGGCATGCCTGCCTTGGTGCGCGATTATGTCGCCACCGGGCAGGTGTCGCTGGAGATGCGCAACTTTCCCCTGAACGTAGTGGACCTGATTGCCGCCACCGCCAGCCGCTGCGTCGGCACCGATCGCTATTTCGAAGTGACGGCCAGCCTGCTGGGCAGCCAAGGTGACTGGATCAATGCCTTCCAGACGGCCGATCGCGCATTGCTTGAGACGCTGGCCAGCCGCAACGACGTGATGGGCCTGGTGAGTGTGGGCGGGATCGACGGGGTTCTGGTGGGTGGTGGCGACCGCGCCGCGATCACGGCCTGCGCCAACGACATGACCACCGCCATGGCGCTCGATCGCATGGCCAAGGCCGCGCGAACTGCCGGCGTCAACGGCACGCCCACTTTTTCCATTAATGACGGCTTGGTCGCGGTCCATGACTGGGCTAGCCTCAAACCCTTGATCGACAAGGCTTTGGCCGAATAG
- a CDS encoding DUF721 domain-containing protein, whose product MAKSPRTPRPKKDADRIGKVRRAGDLVADIGGMAFKRFGFVQGAVVHRWGEIVGERYARVSLPESIKFPQGHKAGGTLTLLVESAHAPLIQHLAPMIIEKVNAFFGYGAISKVVFRQGKVPARKKAPMRPAPRPVPKEIGEGLREIADPELRTLLESMAAGLENSAGKPTIIPVGKLTDPISKRRDNDQ is encoded by the coding sequence ATGGCAAAATCCCCGCGCACTCCCCGTCCCAAAAAGGACGCTGATCGCATCGGCAAGGTCCGGCGCGCGGGCGATCTTGTTGCCGATATTGGCGGCATGGCCTTCAAGCGCTTCGGCTTCGTGCAGGGCGCGGTAGTCCACCGCTGGGGCGAAATCGTGGGCGAGCGCTATGCCAGGGTGTCGCTGCCCGAATCGATCAAATTCCCGCAGGGGCACAAGGCCGGCGGCACGCTGACGCTGCTGGTGGAAAGCGCCCATGCCCCGCTGATCCAGCACCTGGCGCCAATGATCATAGAAAAGGTGAATGCCTTTTTCGGCTATGGCGCGATTTCCAAGGTGGTATTCAGGCAGGGGAAAGTTCCCGCCCGCAAGAAGGCGCCGATGCGCCCCGCGCCCCGGCCGGTGCCAAAGGAAATTGGCGAAGGGCTGCGGGAGATTGCCGACCCTGAATTGCGAACCCTACTTGAATCCATGGCCGCAGGTCTGGAGAATAGTGCGGGTAAGCCCACCATCATTCCCGTCGGCAAGCTGACCGACCCGATTTCCAAACGGAGAGACAACGACCAATGA
- a CDS encoding c-type cytochrome: MDNRSNTIAGWVLFAGIVALGAIIVTGEYFDHELDSCESGDGYCPSYVADATGTPADSGEPEQPIAFYLATADAARGEKAFAQCKACHAIAPGGANGIGPNLYDTMGKPIAGHAGFAYSSALSGIGGTWGWDNMSDWLASPSGFASGTAMKFAGIKDPQNRADMLLYLNQMSASPLAVPPPPPPAEEGEDAAVPEDQVGVLEEGTGNVVESVDGGVDVPEAE; this comes from the coding sequence ATGGATAATCGCAGCAATACCATCGCCGGCTGGGTTCTTTTCGCTGGTATCGTGGCCCTTGGAGCCATCATCGTCACGGGCGAATATTTCGACCACGAACTCGACAGCTGCGAGAGCGGTGATGGCTATTGCCCGAGCTATGTTGCGGACGCCACCGGAACCCCCGCGGACTCCGGCGAACCCGAACAGCCGATCGCTTTCTACCTCGCCACCGCCGATGCTGCGCGCGGTGAAAAGGCCTTTGCCCAGTGCAAGGCATGCCATGCCATCGCGCCCGGCGGTGCCAACGGCATCGGCCCCAATCTTTATGACACGATGGGCAAGCCGATTGCCGGTCATGCCGGTTTTGCCTATTCGTCCGCGCTTTCGGGCATTGGCGGCACCTGGGGCTGGGACAATATGAGCGACTGGCTCGCCTCGCCCAGCGGTTTCGCATCGGGCACGGCGATGAAATTTGCCGGCATCAAGGATCCGCAGAACCGCGCCGACATGCTGCTTTACTTGAACCAGATGAGCGCCAGCCCGCTGGCCGTTCCCCCGCCCCCGCCGCCGGCTGAGGAAGGCGAAGACGCCGCAGTGCCTGAGGATCAGGTCGGCGTGCTGGAAGAAGGCACCGGCAATGTGGTTGAATCGGTCGACGGCGGCGTCGACGTCCCCGAAGCCGAATAA
- a CDS encoding DsbA family protein produces MSKIKMMLTASAVMALAACGSGGGEPPVADAPVEAVAAPDGGDWSEMVVKTEAGGFLMGNPDAPVKLVEYASYTCPACALFDQTGTEPLVENYVKTGRVSYEYRQLVRDPVDMVAAIVARCAGEARMFPITHALFQSQEQWFMQARTQLASQGAAIEALPENERNKAVAEAAGLITFASQRGVPRAEVEACLMDEQKATDLVEMRSTATQDYGQIGTPTFILNGVKLDADAQWTSVEPYLKRAVGEE; encoded by the coding sequence ATGAGCAAGATCAAGATGATGCTGACCGCCAGCGCGGTCATGGCCCTCGCAGCGTGCGGATCGGGCGGCGGCGAACCGCCAGTCGCCGATGCGCCGGTCGAAGCGGTCGCAGCCCCCGATGGCGGCGACTGGAGCGAAATGGTCGTGAAGACCGAAGCCGGCGGCTTCCTGATGGGCAACCCCGATGCGCCGGTCAAACTGGTCGAATATGCCAGCTATACCTGCCCGGCCTGCGCATTGTTCGACCAGACCGGCACCGAGCCGCTGGTGGAAAATTACGTCAAGACCGGGCGCGTGTCCTACGAATATCGCCAGCTGGTGCGCGATCCGGTCGACATGGTCGCCGCCATCGTGGCCCGCTGCGCGGGCGAAGCCCGGATGTTCCCGATCACCCATGCCTTGTTCCAGAGCCAGGAACAGTGGTTCATGCAGGCGCGCACCCAGCTTGCCTCGCAAGGCGCGGCGATCGAGGCGCTGCCCGAAAACGAGCGCAACAAGGCGGTCGCCGAAGCAGCCGGCCTCATCACCTTTGCTTCGCAGCGCGGTGTGCCGCGCGCCGAGGTGGAGGCCTGCCTGATGGACGAGCAAAAGGCGACCGACCTTGTCGAGATGCGCAGCACTGCGACCCAGGACTATGGCCAGATCGGCACCCCGACCTTCATCCTCAATGGAGTGAAGCTGGACGCCGATGCCCAATGGACCAGCGTCGAGCCTTATCTGAAACGGGCTGTCGGCGAGGAATGA
- a CDS encoding TonB-dependent receptor translates to MLIRQSARIVLLATSMLVLPQAAFAAELEGVEIAEDGAEPIIITGVRDGYSSRDGGTPTKLDIDLNDTPHAVAVVTGEQIADQAMRSIADAIRFVPGVTMNAGEGHRDQLAVRGQLTTADFFTDGLRDDVQHYRGLYNVERLEVLKGPNALIFGRGGGGGIVNRVIKRPFADQYLAGGVSIDSEGAGFIEVDLNSPLSGNVDGRLNATYERIDDFRDIEGERFAINPTLRWQIGAATELNIGYEYADDERDVDRGIPPAFDGTIDNPARAVEGYDETFFGIRGVNRTFFSKHVIDARLDHEFSDALSFTSRALYGDYDKLYRNALPSGPVTNVDDVESVLISAYEDSTYRTNFLWQNDLIARFATGGVEHQLLVGVDTAIQDTEVARLRGFFDTLPADQKSANGREAFIALDDPFVIPAITFRGGSGERNATTDVDAIGVYAQNLFSFGETVDVIAGIRHDWIDVRVQDFIGGSDLERSDSLWSPRLGLVYKPNEDISLYASWSRSWLPQSGDQFNSLSPTTAALKPERFTNSEVGVKWRVAQGLDLSIAAYRLDRENTRAVDPLTGDVVITGAQRSEGVEFDVSGKIGKLSLSGGVSIQDAEIRRDTNEAPAGRAVPYVPDFTAAMWGRYDFNDRFGLGLGVSHQSDIFASISNEVVVDGYTLVDAAAFYNVSDNVALQINVENLLGEDGIGGAYNDANLYPIADRKVRATLRFSL, encoded by the coding sequence GTGTTGATCCGCCAGAGCGCCCGTATCGTGCTGCTCGCCACATCCATGCTGGTATTGCCGCAGGCCGCCTTCGCCGCCGAGCTGGAAGGCGTTGAAATCGCCGAGGATGGCGCCGAGCCGATCATCATTACCGGCGTTCGCGATGGCTATTCGAGCCGCGATGGGGGCACCCCGACCAAGCTCGACATCGACCTCAACGACACCCCCCATGCGGTTGCTGTCGTGACCGGCGAACAGATTGCCGACCAGGCGATGCGTTCGATCGCCGATGCCATCCGCTTCGTGCCGGGCGTCACCATGAATGCGGGCGAGGGGCATCGCGACCAGCTTGCCGTGCGCGGCCAGCTCACCACCGCCGACTTCTTCACCGATGGGCTGCGCGATGATGTCCAGCATTATCGCGGCCTCTACAATGTCGAGCGGCTGGAAGTCCTCAAGGGCCCCAACGCGCTGATCTTCGGGCGCGGCGGCGGCGGCGGGATCGTCAACCGCGTCATCAAGCGACCCTTCGCCGATCAATATCTGGCCGGTGGCGTGTCGATCGACAGCGAGGGTGCGGGCTTCATCGAGGTCGACCTCAACAGTCCGCTTTCGGGCAATGTCGATGGCCGCCTGAACGCGACCTATGAGCGGATCGACGATTTTCGCGATATCGAGGGCGAGCGCTTCGCCATCAACCCGACCCTACGCTGGCAGATCGGCGCGGCGACCGAGCTCAATATCGGCTATGAATATGCCGATGACGAGCGCGATGTGGATCGCGGCATCCCGCCTGCATTCGACGGTACCATCGACAACCCGGCGCGCGCGGTCGAAGGCTATGACGAAACCTTCTTCGGCATTCGCGGGGTCAACCGCACCTTCTTTTCCAAACATGTGATCGATGCGCGTCTGGACCATGAGTTCAGCGATGCGCTGAGCTTTACCTCGCGCGCACTCTACGGCGATTATGACAAGCTCTATCGCAATGCGCTGCCCTCCGGCCCCGTCACCAATGTCGATGATGTCGAAAGCGTGCTCATCAGCGCCTATGAGGATTCGACCTACCGCACCAATTTCCTTTGGCAGAATGACCTGATCGCCCGCTTTGCCACCGGCGGGGTCGAGCACCAGCTGCTGGTGGGCGTGGACACCGCCATCCAGGACACCGAGGTGGCGCGGCTTCGCGGCTTTTTCGATACGCTGCCCGCCGACCAGAAGAGCGCCAATGGCCGCGAAGCCTTCATTGCGCTTGATGATCCCTTCGTCATCCCGGCCATCACCTTCCGGGGCGGTTCGGGCGAGCGCAATGCGACGACCGATGTCGATGCCATCGGCGTTTATGCGCAGAACCTCTTCTCTTTCGGCGAGACGGTCGACGTGATTGCGGGCATCCGCCACGACTGGATCGATGTTCGCGTGCAGGATTTCATCGGCGGCAGCGATCTGGAACGGTCGGACAGCCTGTGGAGCCCGCGCCTCGGCCTCGTCTACAAGCCCAATGAGGATATCAGCCTCTATGCCAGCTGGAGCCGCAGCTGGCTGCCCCAGTCGGGCGACCAGTTCAACAGCCTGAGCCCCACCACCGCGGCGCTCAAGCCCGAACGTTTCACCAATAGCGAAGTGGGCGTCAAGTGGCGCGTGGCACAGGGGCTCGACCTGTCGATCGCCGCCTATCGCCTCGATCGCGAAAATACCCGTGCGGTCGATCCGCTAACGGGCGATGTGGTGATCACCGGGGCACAGCGCAGCGAAGGCGTGGAATTCGACGTGTCGGGCAAGATCGGCAAATTGTCGCTGTCGGGCGGGGTGTCGATCCAGGATGCGGAAATCCGCCGCGACACCAACGAAGCGCCTGCGGGTCGGGCTGTGCCCTATGTCCCCGATTTCACCGCCGCCATGTGGGGTCGCTATGATTTCAATGACCGCTTCGGGCTTGGCCTTGGCGTGAGCCACCAGAGCGACATCTTCGCCTCGATTTCGAACGAGGTGGTGGTGGACGGCTATACGCTGGTGGATGCCGCGGCCTTCTACAATGTCAGCGACAATGTCGCGCTGCAGATCAATGTCGAGAATTTGCTGGGCGAGGATGGCATTGGCGGCGCCTATAACGACGCCAACCTCTATCCCATCGCCGATCGCAAGGTGCGCGCGACGCTGCGTTTCTCGCTCTAG